The genomic window GTGCTGATGCTAGAAATCATTGTGTTCAGAGAGACTACAGCAAAAAGCTTTACGATACTGGGGAGTACCAGCAGGCGAATGAGGAGGCAGAGAATAGAGGCAGAGCTAAGTTAGACGATGAGATATGTGCGGAGAGACCTAGTGACGAATTCCCTAACTGGTATGATCAGGACTTCGGTGATATTGATGGAGATGGTGAACAGGACACCTGTAAGGTGAATAATCTTTACGGGGATCTGGGTAAAAGATGGTTTGACAAGGAGGACGTTGAAGAGCATCCAAATGCGTTTACTGGAGGAATAGATGATGACTCTAATAATAAGTTAGAGAATCAGGGTGAAGCAGATCTAACATCTAAGCCCGAGGCAAGCTCATGGTCTGAAGATGAAACACCTGTCTCATCGGGAGAGATTAACACCGATAGAAGCGTGGTCACTAAGGGTTTCTGTGGAGGAGATGATGAATCCGAGTACATCGTGACTCAGACTTGTGATAGCCGTTTATGTAGTACTGATAATGATGTGATTGGTGTTGCAGAGGATCCTGATAACTGTATCTTGGATCGTGCGGAGGTTGAAGGTGTTTCAGGCAGTGAGAGGATGCTTTATGATGAAGGTGAAACAGTTGAGGTTTCTACAGGTTCTGATACTCAAGAGTTGGCTTGTTACGGGAGTACGTGGACTGAGAAATGGCCTGTGAACTTTGCGAGAGATAATGTTACTGTTCCTCTTAATACGACTGGCAGAGTCAGTTTTGAGGTTATCAATGTAAGGGATGATGCATCAACATTTGATCTGGAGCTGAGTATTCCTAACGGAGATCTTGAAGATCTAACCGTATTTGAGGAGACAGGAACCAACGAAATGACAGTAGATGTAGCTGGCGGTGCTTCAGAAACCCACGCATTAAACATTAGAGGCAACAAGAGAATCGAAAACTGGGAAGAGATTGAACTCCAGGCTGACAGCAGGGACGGACAGCTATCAGGTTACGACACAACATTCGCCAAGATAACAGAAACTGCTGGCACAGGTAATGGAAGCACACCGACACAGGTAAACCGCGACGTACCTGGACTCCAGACAATCCAACTAATCTGGATGGCAATGATAGCCTCCACCATCTACTTCCTCACAGCAGGAAGAAACCTCTAAGATCTATTTCTTTCTAAAAAACACTCCCATACATTGTTAAGTTTTCAACTGCATACTATTAGTATGCCAACGACAAGTGTTGAAATTCCTGAAGTTTTGAAGAAAAGAATAGAGCAGAAGGTTGAAAGTGGAGAATACACCTCTAATTCTGACTTTATCCGATATGCTGTTCGAAGAATGCTCGATAAGGAGGACACACTCAGCCCGAAAGCAGTTGCCGAACTGAACAAGAGAATAGACTACAGTGGAGAACAACTGACAGGCCTCGAAGAGGCATAGAAACAGATGGATGTCAAACTGACGGAAGAAGCAATCAAAGACAAAGATAGTCTTTCCCAAGACGAGTGGGCGAAAATAAAAGACAAGATAGATGAAATAACAAACCAACTAAGTCATGAAGGCTTGAAGCTTATTTCTAATCCTTTTCTCAATCACCCTATATGGCAATTGACGATAGAAGAGAACCCAGCCAATCATCGAGCATTCATAGATGTTAGAAACTCTCAAATAATCATAATAGCAATTTGGGACTTCGAATTCACACACCAAGGAGACGACCACTGGGAAGAACTTACCAATAGAGTGTAACCAAAATAGGGAGAGGAAAATTAAGCCTTACCACTCAAACCAAAGTTATGAGTCAGGAACTTGGAATAACAGTTGACAAACAACAAGATCCTTCCGAATGGTATACACAGGTAGTGAAAAAGGCTGGTTTAGCTAAGTATGCAGATGTCAAAGGCTGTATGATAATCAAACCATACGGAATGAAGCTTTGGGAAAGCATCAAAGAAAACTTCAATACTAAGATAGAGAGCACAGGCGTAGAAAACGCATACTTCCCATTATTCATCAGAGAAAGCCAGTTAGAAAAAGAAGAAGACATAGTTGAAGGATTCGACCCAGAAGTCGCATGGGTCACACACGGCGGAGACGAAGAACTAGAAGAACGAATCGCAGTAAGACCAACCAGTGAATCAGTTATCGCACCATACATGGCAGACGAAATTCGTTCTCAC from Candidatus Nanohalobium constans includes these protein-coding regions:
- a CDS encoding ribbon-helix-helix domain-containing protein; protein product: MPTTSVEIPEVLKKRIEQKVESGEYTSNSDFIRYAVRRMLDKEDTLSPKAVAELNKRIDYSGEQLTGLEEA